A single region of the Anomaloglossus baeobatrachus isolate aAnoBae1 chromosome 2, aAnoBae1.hap1, whole genome shotgun sequence genome encodes:
- the TLR7 gene encoding LOW QUALITY PROTEIN: toll-like receptor 7 (The sequence of the model RefSeq protein was modified relative to this genomic sequence to represent the inferred CDS: substituted 1 base at 1 genomic stop codon), whose translation HLPCDVINQVSTVIVDCTHRGLTAIPPGLPINTTNLTLNLNNIREISPDAFVNLRELVEISLKCNCVPRNLAPPNDDVCTEGLHIINGSFTTLDKLQSLNLDANQIMEFPKGLPPNLILLSLEIKKIFSISKDNFLEIPNIQILYLGMNCYYKNPCNIHFYIENDAFKDLKELALLNMKSNNISFVPRGLPSSLKELYLYNNRIEVIHQYDFQNLTKLEVLDLSGNCPKCINSPFPCSPCPNNAPIVIAENAFDSLRNLRVLHLNGNSLRTVSHRWFTNISNLQVLDLSQNFLAHXIIEATFLQYVLSLTTLDLSYNNEFDVYNADLNLSQTFSNLKSLEVLRIRGYVFQELKKSNLIPLVNLVNLTILDFGTNFITSVDFSLFKTFHSLKSIGLSNNKISPTGISVLESCSNSQGSPTLYGYTRFEDVHYFNYDEQQPTCKPKMDEDSEFQEYMNDNCQSYGPMLDLSQNNIFFIKPNDFIDLSFIKCLNLSGNAMSQSLKGIEFKYLNNLKYLDFSNNRIDVLYSTEFEELIELEILDLSFNKQYFQVEGLTHMLNFTGNLRNLKKLMINWNEISTSANRHMVSQSMHTLEFKGNRLDIFWQGGDNRYYQFFQHLTKLDKLDISFNTLTYIPAEVFESMPSNLTELCLSNNVLEIFNWEKLNMLRNLDVLDISHNHLTSLPQLSNCTNSFKTLILSYNRIKKIDYEFHIEAYSLKYLDLSFNELDHIAIWPLDVINNLDILLLHGNPFICNCINRWLVSWIDGTNIIIPYLSSDVLCVGPGQYEGKNLIDFDYHACECDWGTYLFLSYIVFTLTILVVSLSSNFFYWTVWYVYHLTQAKYKGFRRLPETCYDAYIVYDTEDKVVSDWVLHALIEVLERRGDRTFKLCLSERDWDAGIPVLENLLNSIQLSRKTVLVLADKSVKAGFFKTALYMAHQRLIQEKIDVIILIYLEKILLTPRFFRMRKRLCGSSVLYWPSNPKAHLYFWHCLTTALKTDNIKAYHEMFRNDY comes from the exons CACTTACCTTGTGATGTGATAAACCAAGTTTCTACAGTTATTGTGGATTGTACTCATAGAGGTTTAACAGCAATTCCTCCTGGTCTCCCCATAAATACCACAAATTTAACACTAAACCTCAACAATATCAGAGAAATAAGTCCAGATGCATTTGTCAACCTCAGAGAACTTGTTGAAATTAGCCTTAAATGCAACTGTGTTCCTAGAAATTTAGCTCCTCCTAATGACGATGTATGTACTGAAGGATTACACATAATTAATGGAAGTTTTACGACACTAGATAAATTGCAATCACTCAATTTGGATGCAAATCAGATTATGGAGTTTCCTAAAGGACTGCCACCAAATTTGATACTTTTGAGTTtagaaataaagaaaatattttctaTTTCCAAAGATAACTTTTTAGAAATACCTAACATCCAAATCCTTTATTTAGGAATGAACTGTTATTACAAAAACCCATGTAATATCCATTTTTATATTGAAAATGATGCTTTTAAAGATTTAAAGGAATTAGCGCTTCTCAACATGAAATCAAATAATATATCTTTTGTTCCAAGAGGACTGCCAAGCAGTTTGAAAGAACTTTATCTTTATAATAACAGGATTGAAGTCATTCACCAGTACGATTTTCAAAACTTGACCAAGCTAGAAGTTCTTGACCTAAGTGGCAATTGCCCAAAGTGCATCAATTCTCCATTTCCTTGTAGCCCATGTCCAAACAATGCTCCGATTGTGATAGCTGAAAATGCATTTGATAGTTTGAGAAATCTTAGAGTACTTCATCTTAACGGTAACTCTCTTCGTACAGTTTCTCACAGGTGGTTTACAAACATTAGCAATCTACAAGTGCTTGACCTTTCTCAAAATTTTCTAGCTCATTAAATTATAGAAGCAACATTTTTGCAGTATGTCCTAAGCCTCACAACTTTGGATCTTTCATATAACAATGAATTTGATGTGTACAATGCAGACTTAAATTTATCACAAACTTTTTCCAATTTAAAGTCTCTAGAGGTTTTACGTATTCGTGGATATGTTTTCCAGGAGTTGAAAAAGAGCAATCTTATCCCATTGGTAAATTTAGTTAATCTAACTATTTTGGACTTTGGAACTAATTTTATAACATCTGTTGACTTCAGTTTGTTTAAAACGTTTCATTCTCTGAAGTCAATTGGGCTTTCTAACAATAAAATATCTCCTACTGGAATCTCCGTTCTTGAATCTTGTTCAAATTCACAAGGATCTCCTACACTATATGGCTATACAAGATTTGAAGATGTCCATTATTTTAATTATGATGAACAACAGCCTACATGTAAACCCAAAATGGATGAAGATTCTGAGTTTCAGGAATATATGAATGACAATTGTCAATCATATGGCCCAATGTTGGATTTAAGCCAAAACAATATATTTTTCATTAAGCCCAATGACTTTATAGACCTAAGTTTTATTAAATGCCTCAACCTCTCTGGAAATGCAATGAGCCAATCCTTAAAGGGAATAGAATTTAAATATCTTAATAATTTAAAATACTTAGATTTTTCTAACAATCGTATTGATGTCTTATATTCAACTGAATTCGAGGAGCTCATAGAACTGGAAATTTTAGACCTTAGTTTTAACAAACAATACTTTCAagtggaaggattgacacacatgtTGAATTTCACAGGGAATCTAAGAAATCTAAAGAAGCTAATGATAAACTGGAATGAAATATCAACCTCTGCAAATAGACATATGGTTAGTCAATCAATGCATACATTGGAGTTCAAAGGTAATCGCTTAGATATTTTTTGGCAAGGGGGTGATAATAGATATTACCAATTCTTTCAACATTTAACTAAACTTGACAAACTAGATATTTCCTTTAACACTTTAACATATATACCTGCAGAGGTGTTTGAAAGCATGCCTTCCAATCTTACTGAACTCTGTTTATCTAACAACGTTTTGGAGATATTCAACTGGGAAAAGCTAAATATGCTAAGAAATCTTGACGTTCTAGACATCAGCCACAATCATTTGACTTCACTACCTCAATTGTCTAATTGCACCAATTCATTTAAAACACTAATCTTAAGCTATAACAGAATCAAGAAAATAGATTATGAATTTCATATTGAAGCCTATAGTTTAAAATATCTTGACTTAAGTTTCAATGAACTTGACCATATAGCCATCTGGCCTTTAGATGTAATAAATAATTTAGATATTCTCCTACTACATGGTAATCCATTTATTTGTAACTGTATTAATAGATGGTTAGTCTCCTGGATAGATGGCACAAATATTATTATACCTTACTTAtcatctgatgttttatgtgttggTCCAGGACAGTATGAAGGCAAAAACCTGATAGATTTTGACTATCATGCTTGTGAATGTGATTGGGGAACTTATCTCTTTTTATCATACATAGTTTTCACGTTAACCATATTAGTGGTGTCTTTATCAAGCAATTTCTTTTACTGGACTGTTTGGTATGTATATCACTTAACGCAAGCCAAATATAAAGGGTTTAGGAGATTACCTGAAACTTGCTATGATGCTTACATTGTATATGATACAGAAGATAAAGTAGTCTCAGATTGGGTATTACATGCGCTAATTGAAGTGCTTGAGAGACGTGGGGACAGAACATTTAAATTATGTCTTTCAGAAAGAGACTGGGATGCTGGGATACCCGTATTGGAAAATCTGTTAAATAGCATCCAGCTAAGCAGAAAAACCGTGTTAGTACTAGCTGACAAAAGTGTCAAAGCAGGATTTTTTAAGACTGCATTGTATATGGCGCATCAACGTCTCATTCAGGAAAAAATTGATGTTATCATTCTGATATATCTTGAGAAAATATTGTTGACTCCTAGATTCTTTAGAATGAGAAAAAGGTTATGTGGGAGCTCTGTTTTATATTGGCCCTCTAATCCTAAAGctc acctttacttttGGCACTGCTTGACAACTGCTCTAAAAACTGATAACATAAAGGCATATCATGAAATGTTTCGAAATGATTATTAA